In one window of Brassica rapa cultivar Chiifu-401-42 chromosome A07, CAAS_Brap_v3.01, whole genome shotgun sequence DNA:
- the LOC103830994 gene encoding lipoxygenase 2, chloroplastic, whose product MFCKEASSSLQTLNIAKSLSSEFTKPSALVNPLSAGHRYKLFPRPNLRGRCTVTTSKFDIDWIAKDNVKKIKVKGIITAKQGLLPSVGVTDLLGVSLLVELISAETDPRTLMKKDPVKDNARRVLLDAHGEDQYECVFDMPEDFGPVGAIRVLNQDLKEIFLKEMKLELPDGSVTFTFNSWVAPKSEDPTKRTFFSNKSYLPLKTPEPLKQLRKQELETLQGKNRERAGEFEKFERVYDYDVYNDLGSPDKDPELARPILGGLSHPYPRRCKTGRKPCDKDPSAETRKALEFYVPRDEEFTTVKGAQFTGTAVLAALPAVFPQIEAALVDPNMPFPHFKSIEDLFEEGIELPKDAGLFPVIPRLVKAAAEADDILQFESPSLLDKDRFSWIRDDEFARQTLAGLNPYCIQLVQEWPLKSKLDPAVYGDPNSLITSEIVEREIKGFMSFDEALENKRLFMLDYHDLLLPYVNKVRALDDSTLYASRALFFLSDDSTLRPVAIELTRPQDVNRPQWRQVFTPGYDATSCWLWSLAKTHVISHDAGYHQLISHWLRTHCCIEPYIIAANRQLSAMHPIYRLLHPHFRYTMEINARARQVLINEGGIIESCFWPGKYSLELSSDVYDKLWRFDREGLPADLIGRGLAVEDETAEHGVRLTIPDFPFANDGLMLWDALKEWVTDYVNHYYPDSEQVTLDEELQGWWSEVRNIGHGDKKNEPWWPVLKTQDDLIEVVTTIAWVASGHHAAVNFGQYGYGGYFPNRPTTSRIKMPVEEPTDEELKEFYEDPEKTMLKTFPSKKQATIVMVTLDLLSAHSPDEEYLGENPEASWAHEPVIYAAYERFKGKLQYLEGVIDERNVNVSLKNRTGAGVVKYELLKPISEPGVTGMGVPYSVSI is encoded by the exons ATGTTTTGTAAAGAGGCGTCGTCCAGTCTCCAGACCTTAAACATAGCAAAGAGTCTCAGCTCTGAGTTCACTAAACCATCAGCACTCGTCAACCCCCTCTCGGCAGGACATCGTTACAAACTGTTTCCTCGTCCAAATCTCAGAGGACGATGCACTGTCACAACCTCAAAGTTTGATATTGATTGGATAGCGAAAGATAATGTTAAGAAAATCAAAGTGAAGGGAATTATAACGGCCAAACAAGGCTTGTTACCTTCCGTTGGTGTCACCGATTTGCTCGGAGTTTCACTGCTCGTCGAGCTTATTAGCGCCGAGACTGACCCCC GGACGCTTATGAAGAAGGATCCGGTGAAGGATAACGCACGACGTGTATTGTTGGATGCACATGGTGAGGATCAGTACGAATGTGTGTTCGACATGCCCGAAGACTTTGGACCGGTGGGTGCCATCAGAGTTTTAAACCAGGATCTTAAAGAGATATTCCTCAAGGAAATGAAGCTCGAGCTACCCGACGGCTCCGTCACCTTTACATTTAACTCGTGGGTGGCCCCTAAGTCCGAAGACCCAACCAAGCGGACGTTCTTCTCCAACAAGTCCTACTTGCCTCTCAAAACTCCGGAGCCTCTTAAACAGCTGCGAAAACAGGAGCTGGAGACCTTGCAAGGCAAGAACCGTGAGCGAGCTGGTGAATTCGAAAAGTTCGAGCGGGTTTACGATTATGACGTGTACAACGATTTGGGTAGTCCTGATAAAGATCCGGAACTTGCCCGTCCCATTTTGGGAGGTCTCTCTCACCCATACCCAAGGCGGTGCAAAACTGGTCGCAAACCATGCGACAAAGACCCCTCCGCTGAGACTCGTAAAGCATTGGAATTCTATGTCCCCAGAGACGAGGAGTTCACCACAGTCAAGGGCGCCCAATTCACGGGCACAGCAGTCTTGGCGGCTCTTCCTGCTGTGTTCCCACAGATTGAAGCTGCTCTGGTGGATCCCAACATGCCCTTCCCACACTTCAAGTCTATAGAAGATCTCTTTGAAGAAGGCATCGAGCTTCCCAAGGATGCTGGCCTTTTTCCTGTGATCCCCAGACTTGTCAAAGCTGCTGCTGAAGCTGATGATATTCTCCAGTTTGAATCCCCTAGTCTCCTTGACA AGGATAGATTTTCATGGATCCGAGATGACGAGTTTGCTCGCCAGACCCTTGCTGGCCTTAATCCCTATTGCATTCAGCTAGTTCAA GAGTGGCCGTTGAAAAGTAAACTGGACCCTGCGGTTTATGGTGATCCTAACTCACTTATTACTAGTGAGATTGTGGAAAGAGAAATCAAAGGATTCATGTCATTTGATGag GCTCTGGAGAACAAGAGATTGTTCATGTTGGACTATCATGATTTGCTTCTACCGTATGTGAACAAAGTGAGAGCGTTGGATGATAGCACCTTATATGCTTCTCGAGCACTATTCTTCCTCAGCGATGATAGCACATTGAGACCTGTTGCCATTGAGTTGACTCGTCCCCAAGATGTAAACAGACCCCAGTGGAGGCAGGTATTCACGCCAGGCTATGATGCTACCTCCTGCTGGCTATGGAGTCTTGCTAAGACTCACGTTATTTCTCATGACGCTGGTTATCACCAGCTTATTTCCCACTG GCTGAGGACTCACTGCTGTATAGAGCCATACATTATAGCGGCAAACAGACAACTAAGTGCGATGCATCCTATCTATAGGCTTCTGCATCCCCACTTCCGCTACACCATGGAGATCAATGCTCGTGCACGCCAAGTTCTCATCAACGAAGGTGGAATCATTGAGTCTTGTTTCTGGCCCGGCAAGTATTCATTAGAGCTAAGTTCAGATGTCTATGATAAACTCTGGAGGTTCGACAGGGAAGGCTTACCTGCAGACCTCATCGGCAG GGGGCTGGCTGTGGAAGATGAGACAGCGGAACATGGGGTACGCCTCACGATACCAGATTTCCCATTTGCGAATGACGGTCTAATGCTGTGGGATGCACTTAAGGAATGGGTCACAGACTATGTGAATCACTATTATCCAGATTCAGAACAGGTCACATTGGATGAGGAACTCCAAGGATGGTGGAGTGAAGTGAGGAACATAGGGCATGGAGACAAGAAAAATGAACCATGGTGGCCTGTCCTCAAAACACAAGATGACTTGATTGAAGTGGTGACTACGATTGCATGGGTGGCTTCAGGCCACCATGCAGCTGTAAACTTTGGACAGTACGGGTATGGTGGATACTTTCCCAACCGACCAACCACATCAAGGATAAAAATGCCAGTGGAAGAGCCGACAGATGAAGAGCTAAAAGAGTTCTATGAGGATCCAGAGAAGACCATGCTTAAGACATTCCCGTCGAAGAAGCAGGCGACCATAGTGATGGTGACTTTGGATCTTCTATCTGCACATTCACCAGATGAAGAGTACCTAGGGGAAAACCCAGAAGCATCTTGGGCCCACGAACCTGTCATCTATGCTGCATATGAACGTTTCAAAGGCAAGCTCCAATACCTAGAAGGAGTGATAGATGAGAGGAACGTGAATGTTTCTCTAAAGAATCGAACTGGAGCAGGTGTTGTTAAGTACGAGCTTTTGAAGCCTATCTCTGAACCAGGCGTTACCGGGATGGGTGTTCCCTACAGTGTGTCTATCTGA
- the LOC103830993 gene encoding lipoxygenase 2, chloroplastic-like, protein MFCREASSSLQTLSIANSLSSQFTKPSALINSLAAGHRYKLCPRPDLKGRCTVTASKFDINGKGKIVKEEVKKIKVKGTITVLSQEKKKKGTIMAQEGLLPSVGESLLVELISAETDPRTPMEKDPVEDYAQRDGHDDQYLQCVFDMPEDFGVVGAIRVVNLESKEIFLKEMKLEVPDGPVTFTFNSWVAPKSDDPTKRTFFSNKSYLPLKTPEPLKQLRKEELETLQGKNREGDHEFKKFERVYDYDVYNDVGNPDEDPELARPVLGGLSHPYPRRCKTGRKPCVIDPSTETRQKDFYVPRDEEFSKVKGDAFTGTAALAALPAALQQIEAFLLDPNMPFPHFKSIENLFEEGIEIPKDTGLFSLIPRIFKAIAAKAEDILLFESPILLDKDRFSWIRDNEFARQTLAGLNPYCIQLVREWPLKSKLDPAVYGDPNSLITSEIVEREIKGVMSFDEALENKRLFMLDYHDLLLPYVNKVRELDDSTLYASRTLFFLNDDSTLRPVAIELTRPQDKTRPQWRHVFTPGYDATSCWLWTLAKTHAISHDAGYHQLISHWLRTHCSMEPYIIAANRQLSAMHPIYRLLHPHFRYTMEINARARQSLVNAGGIIESCFWPGKYSLELSSDVYDKLWRFDREGLPADLISRGLAVEDETAEHGVRLTIPDYPFANDGLMLWDALKEWITDYVKHYYPDAEQVRSDEELKEWWNEVKNIGHGDKKNEPWWPDLKTQDDLIGVVTTIAWVASGHHAAVNFGQYGYGGYFPNRPTTSRKKMPVEEPTEDELKEFYEEPEKTMLKTFPSKKQATTVMFTLDLLSAHSPDEEYLGENPEASWVHEPVIYAAYERFKGKLQYLEGVIDERNLNVSLKNRAGAGVVKYELLKPISGPGVTGMGVPYSVSI, encoded by the exons ATGTTTTGTAGAGAGGCGTCGTCCAGTCTCCAGACCTTAAGCATAGCAAACAGTCTCAGCTCTCAGTTCACTAAACCATCAGCACTCATCAACTCCCTCGCGGCAGGACATCGTTACAAGCTGTGTCCTCGTCCAGACCTCAAAGGACGATGTACGGTCACTGCCTCAAAGTTTGATATTAATGGGAAAGGTAAAATAGTGAAAGAAGAAGTTAAGAAAATCAAAGTAAAGGGAACTATAACGGTGTTgtcccaagaaaaaaaaaagaagggaaCTATAATGGCCCAAGAAGGCTTGTTACCTTCCGTCGGAGAATCACTGCTCGTCGAGCTTATTAGCGCCGAGACTGACCCCC GGACGCCAATGGAGAAGGATCCAGTGGAGGATTACGCACAACGTGATGGACATGATGATCAGTACCTACAGTGTGTGTTCGACATGCCCGAAGACTTTGGAGTGGTTGGTGCCATCAGAGTTGTAAACCTTGAGAGTAAAGAGATATTCCTCAAGGAAATGAAGCTTGAGGTACCCGACGGCCCCGTTACCTTTACATTTAACTCGTGGGTGGCCCCCAAGTCCGATGACCCAACCAAGCGGACATTCTTCTCCAACAAGTCCTACTTGCCTCTCAAAACTCCTGAGCCTCTTAAACAGCTGCGAAAAGAGGAGCTGGAGACCTTGCAAGGCAAGAACCGTGAGGGAGATCATGAATTTAAAAAGTTCGAGCGGGTTTACGATTATGACGTGTACAACGATGTGGGTAATCCTGACGAAGATCCAGAACTTGCACGTCCCGTTCTTGGCGGCCTCTCTCACCCATACCCAAGGCGGTGCAAGACTGGTCGCAAACCCTGCGTCATAGACCCCTCCACGGAGACACGCCAAAAAGATTTCTATGTCCCCAGAGACGAGGAGTTCAGCAAAGTCAAGGGTGATGCATTTACGGGCACGGCAGCCTTGGCAGCTCTTCCTGCTGCGTTGCAACAGATCGAAGCTTTTCTGTTGGATCCAAACATGCCCTTCCCACACTTCAAGTCCATAGAAAATCTCTTTGAAGAAGGCATCGAGATTCCCAAGGATACTGGCCTTTTTTCTTTGATCCCCAGAATTTTCAAAGCTATTGCTGCTAAAGCTGAGGATATTCTCCTCTTTGAATCCCCTATTCTCCTTGACA AGGATAGATTTTCATGGATTCGAGACAACGAGTTTGCTCGCCAGACACTTGCAGGCCTTAATCCCTATTGCATTCAGCTAGTTCGA GAGTGGCCCTTGAAAAGCAAACTAGACCCTGCGGTTTATGGTGATCCCAACTCACTCATTACTAGTGAGATTGTGGAAAGAGAAATCAAAGGAGTTATGTCATTTGATGAG GCTCTGGAGAACAAGAGATTGTTCATGTTGGACTATCATGATTTGCTTCTACCGTATGTGAACAAAGTGAGAGAGTTGGATGATAGCACCTTATATGCTTCTCGAACACTATTCTTCCTCAACGATGATAGCACATTGAGACCTGTTGCCATTGAGTTGACTCGTCCCCAAGATAAAACCAGGCCCCAATGGAGGCACGTATTCACGCCAGGATATGATGCTACCTCCTGCTGGCTATGGACTCTTGCTAAGACTCACGCTATTTCTCATGACGCTGGTTATCACCAGCTAATTTCCCACTG GTTGAGGACTCACTGCAGTATGGAGCCATACATTATAGCGGCAAACAGACAACTAAGTGCGATGCATCCTATCTATAGGCTCTTACATCCCCACTTCCGCTACACCATGGAGATCAATGCTCGTGCACGCCAAAGTCTCGTCAACGCAGGTGGAATCATTGAGTCTTGTTTCTGGCCCGGCAAGTATTCATTAGAGCTAAGTTCAGATGTCTATGATAAACTCTGGAGGTTCGACAGGGAAGGCTTACCTGCAGACCTCATCAGCAG GGGGCTGGCTGTGGAAGATGAGACAGCGGAACATGGGGTACGCCTGACAATACCAGATTACCCATTTGCGAATGACGGTCTAATGCTGTGGGATGCACTTAAGGAATGGATAACAGACTATGTGAAGCACTATTATCCAGATGCGGAACAGGTCAGGTCGGATGAGGAACTCAAAGAATGGTGGAATGAAGTGAAGAACATAGGGCATGGAGACAAGAAAAATGAACCATGGTGGCCTGATCTCAAAACCCAAGATGACTTGATTGGCGTGGTGACTACGATTGCATGGGTGGCTTCAGGTCACCATGCAGCTGTAAACTTTGGACAGTATGGGTATGGTGGATACTTTCCTAACCGACCAACCACATCAAGGAAAAAAATGCCAGTGGAAGAACCGACAGAGGACGAGCTAAAAGAGTTCTATGAGGAGCCAGAGAAGACCATGCTTAAGACATTCCCCTCGAAGAAGCAGGCGACCACAGTGATGTTTACTTTGGATCTTCTATCTGCACATTCACCAGATGAAGAGTACCTAGGAGAAAACCCAGAAGCATCTTGGGTCCACGAACCTGTCATCTATGCTGCATATGAACGTTTCAAAGGCAAGCTCCAATACCTAGAAGGAGTGATAGATGAGAGGAACCTGAATGTTTCTCTAAAGAATCGAGCTGGAGCAGGTGTTGTTAAGTACGAGCTTTTGAAGCCTATCTCTGGACCAGGCGTTACCGGGATGGGTGTTCCCTACAGTGTGTCTATTTGA
- the LOC103830998 gene encoding basic blue protein isoform X2, whose product MARSSAKAAITTILTVISFFLPGGLTHYRSPTTYIVGNEFGWDLSIPADTWASNKTFYAGDILVFRYDYQLDNMLVVNQTGYETCIPNEGYIEYNTGEDTIQLAYGGNYFIGTATPGDCWGGMKLAINALASDNKDESLKSSYQSL is encoded by the exons ATGGCTCGATCATCAGCTAAGGCTGCGATAACTACAATACTAACAGTTATTTCGTTCTTTCTCCCTGGCGGTTTGACCCATTATAGAAGTCCTACCACCTATATTGTCGGAAATGAATTTGGGTGGGACCTGAGTATTCCTGCAGATACTTGGGCAAGCAACAAAACTTTTTACGCTGGGGATATTCTCG TATTCCGGTACGACTATCAATTAGACAACATGTTGGTTGTAAACCAAACCGGTTACGAAACGTGCATACCGAACGAGGGATACATTGAGTATAATACCGGTGAGGATACGATCCAACTTGCTTACGGTGGAAACTATTTCATCGGAACAGCTACTCCTGGTGACTGTTGGGGTGGTATGAAGTTGGCAATCAACGCTTTGGCCTCAGATAATAAGGACGAATCACTCAAATCTTCTTACCAATCCCTCTAA
- the LOC103830998 gene encoding conserved oligomeric Golgi complex subunit 5 isoform X1, translating to MCKEYDLFGIDAVDEEIEFVNEIGERLRSEAMKLAVGQNLFPVEQLGAPYRALRAFRPLIFLETSEMGSSPLIQDLPPSIVLHHLYTRGPDELESPMQKNRLSPKQYSLWLDSQKEDQIWKGVKATLDDYASNWIIFRHKITYKLYTFSSLASQMNKYFYHSFVSRSFLQLK from the coding sequence ATGTGTAAGGAGTACGATCTCTTCGGGATCGACGCCGTCGACGAGGAGATCGAGTTCGTCAACGAGATCGGGGAGAGGTTGAGATCCGAGGCGATGAAGCTCGCGGTGGGGCAGAATCTGTTCCCAGTGGAGCAACTGGGTGCACCGTACAGAGCTCTTAGAGCATTTAGGCCGTTGATTTTCTTGGAAACATCTGAAATGGGATCGTCTCCTCTCATCCAGGATCTACCGCCGAGCATCGTCCTGCATCATCTCTACACGAGAGGCCCGGACGAGCTTGAGTCACCGATGCAGAAGAACAGACTGAGTCCGAAGCAGTATTCACTGTGGCTTGATAGCCAAAAAGAGGATCAGATCTGGAAAGGAGTTAAAGCGACATTGGATGATTATGCTTCAAATTGGATCATCTTTAGACACAAGATAACGTATAAGCTCTATACGTTCTCTTCTCTGGCAAGTCaaatgaataaatatttttatcattcttTTGTCTCAAGGAGTTTTCTTCAGTTAAAGTGA
- the LOC103830999 gene encoding uncharacterized protein LOC103830999 produces MENKTNNGNEDGPKHSQVVKIKREFEKISQPSLKQPEMRRVLSEITRRQRSRSPLGLGERSISVGH; encoded by the coding sequence ATGGAGAACAAGACCAATAATGGAAACGAGGATGGTCCAAAACATAGCCAAGTGGTGAAGATAAAGAGAGAGTTTGAGAAGATAAGCCAGCCATCGCTGAAGCAACCGGAGATGAGAAGGGTCCTCTCCGAGATCACCAGGCGTCAACGTTCACGTTCACCTCTCGGCTTAGGAGAGAGATCTATTTCCGTTGGACACTGA